One window of the Prionailurus bengalensis isolate Pbe53 chromosome E1, Fcat_Pben_1.1_paternal_pri, whole genome shotgun sequence genome contains the following:
- the CRK gene encoding adapter molecule crk isoform X2, with translation MAGNFDSEERSSWYWGRLSRQEAVALLQGQRHGVFLVRDSSTSPGDYVLSVSENSRVSHYIINSSGPRPPVPPSPAQPPPGVSPSRLRIGDQEFDSLPALLEFYKIHYLDTTTLIEPVSKSRQGSGVILRQEEAEYVRALFDFNGNDEEDLPFKKGDILRIRDKPEEQWWNAEDSEGKRGMIPVPYVEKYRPASASVSALIGGR, from the exons ATGGCGGGCAACTTCGACTCGGAGGAGCGGAGTAGCTGGTACTGGGGGCGGCTGAGCCGGCAGGAGGCGGTGGCGCTGTTGCAGGGCCAGCGGCACGGGGTGTTTCTGGTGCGGGACTCGAGCACCAGCCCCGGGGACTATGTGCTCAGCGTCTCCGAGAACTCGCGCGTCTCCCACTACATCATCAACAGCAGCGGCCCGCGCCCGCCCGTGCCACCGTCGCCCGCCCAGCCTCCGCCCG gggtGAGCCCCTCCAGACTCCGAATAGGAGATCAAGAGTTTGATTCATTGCCTGCTTTACTggaattctacaaaatacattatTTGGACACTACAACGTTGATAGAACCAGTTTCCAAATCCAGGCAGGGTAGTGGAGTGATTCTCAGGCAGGAGGAGGCTGAGTATGTGCGAGCCCTCTTTGACTTTAATGGGAATGATGAAGAAGATCTTCCCTTTAAGAAAGGAGACATCCTGAGAATCCGGGATAAGCCTGAAGAGCAGTGGTGGAATGCGGAGGACAGCGAAGGCAAGAGGGGGATGATTCCAGTCCCTTACGTCGAGAAGTATAGACCTGCCTCCGCCTCAGTATCGGCTCTGATTGGAG